The following are encoded together in the Bacillus alveayuensis genome:
- a CDS encoding enoyl-CoA hydratase/carnithine racemase (product_source=COG1024; cath_funfam=1.10.12.10,3.90.226.10; cog=COG1024; pfam=PF00378; superfamily=52096): MSVETVTKKENLTLVKENGVAEIHLHINKTNSYSLEFYQEFNAAIDEIRFDSDIKVVILMSDVPKFFSAGADINFLKAADPRFKTQFCLFCNETLDKIARSPQVYIACLEGHTVGGGLEMALGCDLRFMGDEAGKIGLPEVTLGVLAGTGGTQRLARLVGYSRALDMNITGETISPQEALDIGLVNKVFPQAEVREKTREYARKIVESATYAVSNIKLSIMNGKEMPLNVAIRYEGELQNLLFRSEDAKEGLSAFLEKRQPNFKGL; encoded by the coding sequence ATGTCTGTAGAAACTGTTACGAAAAAGGAAAATTTAACGTTAGTAAAGGAAAATGGAGTGGCGGAAATTCATCTTCATATCAATAAAACAAATTCCTACTCATTAGAGTTTTATCAAGAATTTAATGCGGCGATCGATGAAATTCGCTTTGATTCAGATATTAAAGTCGTCATTCTCATGAGCGATGTACCGAAATTTTTCTCTGCCGGGGCAGATATTAATTTCTTAAAAGCGGCTGATCCTCGTTTTAAAACTCAATTTTGCTTATTCTGTAATGAAACTTTAGATAAAATTGCACGTTCTCCGCAAGTGTACATCGCATGTTTAGAGGGGCATACGGTCGGTGGAGGTTTAGAAATGGCATTAGGCTGCGACCTTCGCTTTATGGGAGATGAAGCAGGTAAAATCGGATTACCAGAAGTAACTCTCGGTGTGTTGGCAGGAACAGGCGGAACCCAACGTTTAGCTCGTCTAGTCGGTTACTCCCGTGCGTTGGACATGAATATTACGGGGGAAACGATTTCTCCGCAGGAGGCGCTGGACATTGGACTTGTTAACAAAGTTTTCCCACAGGCGGAAGTAAGAGAAAAAACTAGAGAATATGCAAGAAAAATCGTAGAAAGTGCGACATATGCCGTTTCAAACATTAAGCTATCGATTATGAACGGAAAAGAAATGCCGCTAAATGTTGCGATCCGCTATGAAGGAGAATTGCAAAACTTATTATTCCGTTCAGAGGATGCCAAAGAAGGATTAAGTGCGTTTTTAGAAAAACGTCAACCTAATTTTAAAGGATTGTAA
- a CDS encoding benzoate-CoA ligase (product_source=KO:K04110; cath_funfam=2.30.38.10,3.30.300.30,3.40.50.980; cog=COG0365; ko=KO:K04110; pfam=PF00501,PF13193; superfamily=56801; tigrfam=TIGR02262), which produces MDLRGLGVTYNAANLFIDENVKKGLGEKIAIYYRDKRISYKALQEKVNRVGNMLRKLGYKMEDRILLVCHDIPEFVYSFFGAMKIGVVPIPVNTMMQPSDYEYFLNNSRAKGLMIHEDIWANIQQRKDRFLFLEHIIVIKESANNLSEDVFDFHSLLDQADKELENALTNKDDSAFWLFSSGSTGDPKGVIHLHHDMEYALNTYAKQVLEISEEDRCLSASKLFFAYGLGGGMYFPLGAGASTVLVKERPDPETIFQTIEKYKPTIFFGVPTLYGMMIDYALKTGKRFDLSSLRVCVSAGEALPPSLYYKWKDMYQVDILDGIGSTEALHIFISNRIKDIKIGSSGKVVPGFDAKIVDENGAELPINEIGDLVIRGDCIAHGYWNLHDQNKQKFIGEWFHTGDKYYKDEEGYFWYCGRSDDMLKVGGVWVSPIEVENCLLQHQDVFEVAVIGVEKKDRLVVPKAFVVLKQGVDKTKEKEEELKLFVKQQLAPYKYPRIIEFIDELPKTATGKIQRYKLREILKVNEVSY; this is translated from the coding sequence ATGGATTTGCGAGGGTTAGGAGTAACTTATAATGCTGCCAATTTGTTTATTGATGAAAATGTAAAGAAAGGACTTGGGGAAAAAATTGCGATCTATTATCGTGACAAGCGAATTTCTTATAAAGCTTTACAGGAAAAAGTGAACCGAGTAGGAAACATGTTACGCAAACTTGGTTATAAGATGGAAGATCGTATTTTGCTTGTTTGCCATGATATACCTGAATTTGTTTATTCTTTTTTTGGAGCAATGAAAATAGGTGTTGTCCCAATTCCAGTAAATACGATGATGCAGCCATCCGATTATGAATATTTTTTAAATAACAGCCGTGCAAAAGGATTAATGATCCATGAAGATATTTGGGCTAATATTCAGCAAAGAAAAGATCGATTTTTATTTTTAGAACACATTATTGTCATAAAAGAAAGCGCTAACAATCTATCTGAAGATGTGTTTGATTTTCACTCATTACTTGATCAGGCCGATAAGGAACTCGAAAACGCACTAACCAATAAGGATGATTCTGCTTTTTGGCTGTTTAGCTCCGGAAGCACAGGAGATCCAAAAGGAGTAATTCATTTGCACCATGATATGGAATATGCTCTAAATACTTATGCGAAACAAGTGCTTGAAATTTCAGAAGAGGACCGTTGTCTTTCTGCATCAAAGCTATTTTTTGCGTACGGTCTTGGTGGAGGAATGTATTTTCCGTTAGGGGCTGGTGCTTCTACTGTATTAGTAAAGGAACGGCCTGATCCGGAAACGATTTTTCAAACCATTGAAAAATATAAACCAACGATCTTTTTCGGGGTCCCAACCTTGTACGGAATGATGATTGATTATGCCTTAAAAACAGGGAAACGTTTTGACCTCAGCTCCCTTCGAGTTTGTGTATCTGCCGGTGAAGCATTACCACCTTCCTTATACTACAAATGGAAAGATATGTATCAAGTAGATATTTTAGATGGCATTGGCTCAACTGAAGCACTTCATATTTTTATATCGAACCGTATCAAAGATATAAAAATTGGCAGCAGCGGGAAAGTTGTTCCAGGCTTTGATGCTAAAATTGTCGATGAAAATGGAGCAGAATTGCCCATTAATGAAATAGGGGACTTAGTCATTCGAGGAGACTGTATTGCTCATGGGTATTGGAACCTTCATGATCAAAATAAGCAAAAATTTATTGGAGAATGGTTCCACACAGGTGATAAATATTACAAAGACGAAGAAGGATATTTTTGGTATTGCGGACGTTCGGACGATATGTTAAAAGTCGGGGGCGTTTGGGTTTCTCCGATCGAGGTGGAAAATTGTCTTCTTCAGCATCAAGATGTGTTCGAAGTTGCAGTCATTGGTGTTGAGAAAAAAGACCGTCTCGTTGTACCGAAGGCATTTGTTGTTTTAAAGCAAGGAGTAGATAAAACGAAAGAGAAGGAGGAGGAGTTAAAGCTCTTTGTCAAACAACAGCTAGCTCCATATAAATATCCAAGAATTATAGAATTTATAGATGAACTGCCAAAAACAGCAACAGGGAAAATTCAGCGCTATAAATTAAGGGAAATATTAAAAGTAAATGAAGTGTCCTATTAA
- a CDS encoding acyl-CoA thioester hydrolase (product_source=KO:K07107; cath_funfam=3.10.129.10; cog=COG0824; ko=KO:K07107; pfam=PF03061; superfamily=54637; tigrfam=TIGR00051), whose translation MKRNEFQLRVNFGDTDAAGIVYYPNYFKWFDIAGHQFFRSIGLPPSKLMKEHHIILPLLDVGCTFEQPLYYDDIITIKTIVAEVNRKTIKLKHEVFRGETRTGHGFELRGWVKEEDGRILAVMIPDDVRQLLEEDGLGSCRQINPWLSA comes from the coding sequence TTGAAAAGGAACGAATTTCAACTTCGGGTCAATTTTGGCGACACAGATGCAGCAGGAATTGTTTATTATCCTAATTATTTCAAATGGTTTGATATCGCTGGACATCAATTTTTTCGATCGATCGGGCTTCCTCCTTCCAAGCTGATGAAGGAGCATCATATTATTCTCCCTCTTCTTGATGTAGGCTGTACGTTTGAACAGCCGTTGTATTACGATGACATCATAACGATTAAAACGATCGTAGCGGAGGTCAATCGCAAAACGATTAAACTAAAGCATGAAGTGTTTCGAGGTGAAACGAGAACGGGTCACGGCTTTGAGCTAAGAGGATGGGTTAAAGAGGAAGATGGCCGCATATTAGCTGTCATGATTCCCGACGATGTAAGACAGCTGCTTGAAGAGGATGGGCTAGGAAGCTGTCGCCAAATCAATCCGTGGTTAAGTGCGTAA
- a CDS encoding adenine deaminase (product_source=KO:K01486; cath_funfam=2.30.40.10,3.20.20.140; cog=COG1001; ko=KO:K01486; pfam=PF01979,PF13382; superfamily=51338; tigrfam=TIGR01178): protein MKKTAKRTELIEVAQGRRPADLVIKGGTVINVYSGEFLKQNIAVYKDCIAYVGEKDVEVDHHTKVIDAEGMYVSPGFIEPHAHPWVLYNPVSMTKKVLPLGTTTTVNDNLFFYLHMGPKGFKKMVNDLKVLPGNFLWLVRLVSQADFPGEKEWFNQKDVQELLELDEVIGTAEVTRWPQIYQGDPFLIDTMERAKKMGKVVDGHTAGCSYDKLNSIAAAGVSACHEAITAKEALNRLRLGIWTTMRNSSLRPDLPELVKIIIEGKVSTNRMTMTTDGPHPGFIEEEGFVDGLVRKAVELGVPVMNALQMVTINAAFYLRLDDHIGGIAPGRLADILLLPNLKEFRPSAVISKGEIVAKKGELLVSMPEIHWNQYIKREPFLFLKEMLNDLNLYRYPHSSSEKTVPVVYFTSNVITKRKDMMLPSKDGFAHIAAHKGLLNAVLIDRKGKWISKAILERFALNLDGMASTYNTTTELLVIGKNPDSMAIAAKKVYEMGGGIVVVDGNEVILEIPLPFTGMMAIDSSFETVVENHVKLQAALQERGFPFHDILYTLLFLTCDFLPDLKLVPLGLYAVKENQILLPAQPLNEAIVK, encoded by the coding sequence TTGAAAAAAACAGCCAAAAGAACGGAATTAATCGAAGTAGCTCAAGGGCGTCGGCCGGCAGATTTAGTTATTAAAGGCGGTACCGTCATCAATGTGTATTCGGGGGAATTTTTAAAGCAAAATATAGCTGTTTATAAAGATTGCATTGCATACGTTGGGGAAAAGGATGTGGAGGTTGATCATCATACGAAAGTTATTGACGCAGAAGGAATGTATGTTTCACCGGGCTTTATTGAACCGCATGCCCATCCATGGGTGTTATACAATCCGGTGAGTATGACAAAAAAGGTTTTGCCCCTTGGAACGACGACGACTGTGAATGATAATTTATTTTTTTACCTGCACATGGGTCCAAAAGGGTTTAAGAAAATGGTTAACGATTTAAAAGTGTTGCCAGGAAATTTTCTTTGGCTTGTACGCCTTGTTTCTCAAGCGGATTTTCCAGGAGAAAAAGAATGGTTTAACCAAAAGGATGTTCAGGAGCTGTTGGAATTAGACGAAGTCATTGGAACGGCAGAGGTAACAAGATGGCCGCAGATTTATCAAGGGGATCCCTTTTTAATCGACACAATGGAACGAGCCAAAAAAATGGGGAAAGTTGTTGATGGCCATACTGCTGGATGTTCTTATGATAAATTAAACTCCATTGCAGCGGCAGGAGTAAGTGCCTGCCATGAAGCGATTACAGCTAAAGAGGCATTGAATCGGTTGAGACTAGGAATTTGGACGACGATGCGTAATAGTTCACTTCGTCCTGATTTGCCGGAATTAGTGAAAATTATTATTGAAGGTAAAGTAAGCACCAATCGTATGACGATGACAACAGATGGTCCACATCCCGGTTTTATCGAAGAGGAAGGCTTTGTCGATGGTCTTGTCCGGAAAGCGGTGGAACTTGGTGTCCCTGTGATGAACGCTTTGCAGATGGTAACCATTAATGCAGCTTTTTATTTACGCCTTGACGATCACATTGGGGGAATTGCCCCAGGGAGGCTGGCAGATATTCTTTTGCTTCCTAACCTAAAAGAATTTCGTCCTAGTGCGGTCATTTCAAAGGGAGAAATCGTTGCAAAAAAAGGAGAATTACTCGTTTCGATGCCGGAAATTCATTGGAATCAATATATCAAAAGAGAACCGTTTCTTTTTCTAAAAGAAATGCTAAATGATTTGAATCTATATCGTTATCCTCATTCTTCATCAGAAAAGACAGTTCCCGTTGTTTATTTTACAAGCAATGTCATTACAAAAAGAAAAGATATGATGCTCCCGTCAAAAGACGGCTTTGCTCATATAGCAGCACATAAAGGATTGTTAAATGCTGTATTAATCGATCGTAAAGGAAAATGGATTTCGAAAGCGATTTTAGAGCGCTTCGCTTTGAATTTAGATGGTATGGCCTCTACCTACAATACAACAACAGAATTGCTTGTGATCGGCAAGAATCCTGACTCGATGGCGATTGCTGCGAAAAAAGTTTACGAAATGGGCGGAGGAATTGTAGTTGTTGATGGGAATGAAGTGATTCTTGAAATTCCTCTTCCGTTTACGGGAATGATGGCAATAGATTCCTCGTTTGAAACAGTTGTAGAAAATCATGTAAAATTACAAGCCGCTCTTCAGGAAAGAGGATTTCCTTTTCATGATATTTTATACACATTATTGTTCTTAACATGTGATTTCCTCCCAGACCTTAAACTTGTTCCGTTAGGTTTATATGCCGTAAAAGAAAATCAAATTTTATTGCCTGCACAACCATTAAATGAAGCGATAGTAAAGTAG
- a CDS encoding ferredoxin (product_source=KO:K05337; cath_funfam=3.30.70.20; cog=COG1141; ko=KO:K05337; pfam=PF13370; superfamily=54862) produces the protein MAKYTRVDQETCIACGACGAAAPDIFDYDDEGLAFSILDENEGVCEVPEHLYDDLEDAYEGCPTESIKVAFEPFKIKTVSL, from the coding sequence TTGGCTAAATATACAAGGGTTGACCAAGAAACATGCATTGCGTGTGGGGCTTGTGGCGCAGCGGCCCCTGACATCTTTGATTATGATGATGAAGGGTTGGCGTTTTCAATTCTCGACGAAAATGAAGGAGTTTGTGAAGTCCCGGAACATCTTTACGATGATTTGGAAGATGCTTATGAAGGATGCCCAACTGAATCGATAAAAGTCGCCTTTGAACCATTTAAAATCAAAACCGTATCGTTATAA
- a CDS encoding LacI family kdg operon repressor (product_source=KO:K02525; cath_funfam=1.10.260.40,3.40.50.2300; cog=COG1609; ko=KO:K02525; pfam=PF00356,PF13377; smart=SM00354; superfamily=47413,53822) produces the protein MKTVTIKDVAKHANVSKSTVSQYLNKRYEYMGEETKKRIERAIEELGYQPNIVARSLKQKSTSTIGVIVANILHTFSTQVIRAIEDACHEKDFHIIVCNADDNPDKEKKYIDMLRAKQVDGLIIFPTGGNRELYERMVSEKYPVVFVDRSVSEIPIPAIMLDNVKAAKIAVQHFVEKGYERIGMITTSIIRNVTPRVERLTGFQQALQEHQLPVVQDYIKSLDPHQIREGLNEMLSLKEPPQAILAGNDLVLAEILNYAKEQHIQIPDDLALIGIDDVSYASFYNPPLTTIAQPTFDMGKKAAEMLLQKIQDADVKEEGHIYRFEPKLMMRESC, from the coding sequence ATGAAAACGGTAACGATTAAAGATGTTGCGAAGCATGCAAATGTGTCTAAAAGTACGGTTTCTCAATATTTAAACAAACGATATGAATATATGGGGGAGGAAACGAAGAAGCGGATTGAGCGCGCAATTGAGGAATTAGGTTATCAGCCGAACATTGTGGCAAGAAGCTTAAAGCAAAAATCTACTTCGACGATTGGCGTCATCGTAGCGAATATTTTGCATACGTTTTCAACACAAGTGATCAGAGCGATTGAAGATGCTTGTCATGAAAAAGATTTTCATATCATCGTTTGCAATGCCGATGATAATCCAGATAAAGAAAAGAAGTATATCGATATGCTTCGGGCAAAACAAGTAGATGGGCTAATTATTTTCCCAACCGGCGGTAATCGTGAGCTTTATGAACGTATGGTAAGCGAAAAATACCCTGTTGTATTTGTTGACCGTTCCGTTTCAGAAATCCCGATCCCTGCCATTATGCTCGATAACGTGAAAGCTGCCAAAATAGCCGTGCAGCATTTTGTCGAAAAAGGGTACGAACGAATTGGGATGATCACGACATCAATTATTCGCAATGTTACACCGAGGGTTGAGAGATTAACCGGGTTTCAACAGGCCTTGCAAGAGCATCAACTTCCGGTCGTACAGGATTATATTAAGAGCTTAGATCCGCACCAAATCCGTGAAGGGCTTAATGAAATGCTTTCTTTAAAAGAGCCCCCGCAAGCTATTTTGGCCGGGAATGATTTAGTGTTAGCCGAAATTTTAAATTATGCAAAAGAACAGCACATTCAAATTCCAGACGATCTTGCCCTAATTGGGATAGATGATGTTTCATATGCCAGCTTCTACAACCCGCCATTAACGACCATTGCACAGCCAACTTTTGACATGGGAAAAAAAGCAGCAGAAATGTTATTACAAAAAATTCAAGACGCGGATGTGAAAGAAGAAGGCCATATATATCGCTTTGAACCAAAGCTTATGATGCGTGAATCATGTTAA
- a CDS encoding 2-dehydro-3-deoxygluconokinase (product_source=KO:K00874; cath_funfam=3.40.1190.20; cog=COG0524; ko=KO:K00874; pfam=PF00294; superfamily=53613), protein MNDVLTIGDAMITFNPSSKGPLRFVHSFERKVGGAELNVAIGCARLGLKTGWISRLGNDEFGRYILHFIRGEGIDVSEVKLVDGYPTSLNFKEILEDGSGRTFYYRANSPTTTLTAEALNEEYIQKAKLLHITGVFLAIDKEKNAEVLKRAVSIAKKSGMLISLDPNIRLKLWSKEEAKEALTTFLPYVDILLTGEEEAELLFGVRNPKEIIERCKSYGISYIAIKKGEKGSVGYYDGQYIEAPPVKPRKVVDTVGAGDGFDAGFIYGVLKGWKLERTLQFANTIGSMVVSVSGDNEGLPYLEDVLVQLGEKAFIER, encoded by the coding sequence ATGAATGATGTTTTAACCATTGGTGATGCGATGATCACCTTCAACCCAAGCTCGAAAGGACCATTACGGTTTGTGCACTCATTTGAGCGTAAAGTTGGCGGGGCCGAGCTAAATGTTGCGATCGGCTGTGCGCGATTAGGGTTAAAAACCGGCTGGATTAGCCGCTTAGGAAATGATGAGTTTGGAAGGTATATTCTCCATTTTATTCGTGGTGAAGGAATTGATGTATCAGAAGTTAAGCTCGTTGACGGCTATCCGACCTCACTAAATTTTAAAGAAATTTTAGAGGATGGAAGCGGGCGCACCTTTTATTATCGAGCTAATTCTCCTACGACAACTTTAACGGCAGAGGCATTAAATGAAGAATATATCCAAAAGGCAAAACTGCTTCATATTACAGGAGTATTCTTAGCCATTGATAAAGAAAAAAATGCGGAAGTTTTGAAAAGGGCTGTTTCCATTGCCAAAAAATCTGGGATGCTGATTTCGCTTGATCCAAACATTCGATTAAAACTATGGAGCAAGGAAGAAGCGAAAGAAGCGCTAACGACGTTTTTGCCTTATGTCGATATTTTGTTAACTGGAGAAGAGGAAGCAGAGCTTTTATTTGGGGTAAGGAATCCGAAAGAAATCATTGAACGATGCAAAAGTTATGGAATTTCCTATATCGCTATTAAGAAAGGCGAGAAAGGATCTGTCGGATATTACGACGGACAATATATAGAAGCTCCTCCAGTTAAACCAAGAAAAGTTGTGGATACAGTAGGGGCAGGCGACGGATTTGATGCTGGTTTCATTTATGGAGTGCTAAAAGGATGGAAGCTTGAAAGGACTTTGCAATTTGCGAACACGATTGGTTCCATGGTTGTTAGTGTTTCAGGAGATAATGAAGGATTGCCTTATTTGGAGGATGTGCTCGTTCAGTTAGGGGAAAAAGCATTTATTGAAAGATAA
- a CDS encoding 3-hexulose-6-phosphate synthase (product_source=KO:K08093; cath_funfam=3.20.20.70; cog=COG0269; ko=KO:K08093; pfam=PF00215; smart=SM00934; superfamily=51366; tigrfam=TIGR03128), which yields MKLQLALDRLTKKECFQILKETHSHVDWIEIGTGVIKEYGMQIVREIKAAYPHKVIVADMKTCDAGRHEAIQAFEAGADIMTVMAFSADRTITDTMEVAKQYHRQVMVDLLGISDQKRLFELESLGVELVSLHFGKDSQLEGELHAGMFRLLQGFSNFKIAVAGGIHLESLPSILEHKPDTIIVGSAVTKAENPAKAASKMKGLIKEYENDH from the coding sequence ATGAAGCTGCAGTTAGCCCTTGATCGCTTAACAAAAAAGGAATGCTTTCAAATTTTAAAGGAGACGCATTCACATGTTGATTGGATTGAGATTGGAACAGGAGTCATAAAAGAATACGGGATGCAAATTGTTCGTGAAATAAAAGCGGCCTACCCCCATAAAGTCATCGTTGCTGACATGAAAACATGCGATGCCGGCAGGCACGAGGCCATCCAAGCTTTTGAAGCTGGAGCGGATATTATGACCGTCATGGCATTTTCAGCAGATCGAACGATTACGGATACGATGGAAGTCGCTAAACAGTACCATCGGCAAGTAATGGTCGATCTGTTAGGAATTTCTGATCAAAAGAGACTTTTTGAATTGGAATCGTTAGGGGTGGAGCTTGTCAGTCTTCATTTCGGGAAAGATAGTCAATTGGAAGGTGAATTACATGCTGGCATGTTTCGTCTTTTACAAGGATTTTCCAATTTTAAGATTGCCGTCGCAGGCGGAATTCATCTTGAAAGCCTTCCTTCCATACTGGAGCATAAGCCCGATACTATTATCGTTGGAAGCGCTGTCACTAAGGCGGAAAACCCGGCTAAAGCTGCATCTAAAATGAAAGGATTGATCAAAGAGTATGAGAACGATCATTAG
- a CDS encoding 6-phospho-3-hexuloisomerase (product_source=KO:K08094; cath_funfam=3.40.50.10490; cog=COG0794; ko=KO:K08094; pfam=PF01380; superfamily=53697; tigrfam=TIGR03127): MRTIISTVANEVSTVLANVSDEEALALANELHQAKRIFILGEGRSGLMGKAFAMRLMHGGYHVYVVGETITPSIAKDDLLVVISGSGSTGSIYQFAEKAKKAGAKLFSVTTNRESKIASISDGILVIPAATKYRRSTEPTTIQPLGNQFDQSVHLLLDAIIIYSLQTETNEHLNEVMRKRHANLE, encoded by the coding sequence ATGAGAACGATCATTAGCACGGTTGCCAATGAGGTGTCGACGGTATTAGCAAATGTCAGCGATGAAGAAGCATTGGCGCTTGCAAATGAATTGCATCAAGCGAAGCGAATTTTTATCCTTGGTGAAGGACGCTCAGGTTTAATGGGAAAGGCTTTTGCTATGCGGCTAATGCATGGGGGCTATCACGTTTACGTCGTTGGTGAAACGATTACTCCTAGCATTGCCAAGGATGACTTGCTTGTTGTCATTTCTGGCTCAGGCTCAACAGGCTCCATTTATCAATTTGCAGAAAAAGCTAAAAAAGCGGGGGCAAAACTGTTTTCCGTAACAACCAATCGAGAATCGAAAATAGCTTCTATTAGTGATGGAATATTAGTGATTCCTGCGGCTACGAAGTATCGTAGATCAACGGAACCAACGACGATCCAGCCGCTCGGTAATCAATTTGATCAAAGTGTTCATTTACTATTAGACGCTATCATTATTTACAGTTTACAAACCGAAACGAATGAGCATTTAAATGAAGTGATGAGAAAGCGGCATGCAAATTTAGAGTAA
- a CDS encoding ureidoglycolate dehydrogenase (NAD+) (product_source=KO:K00073; cath_funfam=1.10.1530.10,3.30.1370.60; cog=COG2055; ko=KO:K00073; pfam=PF02615; superfamily=89733; tigrfam=TIGR03175; transmembrane_helix_parts=Inside_1_145,TMhelix_146_168,Outside_169_229,TMhelix_230_252,Inside_253_337) → MADVIVQHNELKDLVVKKLTKAGLSTEHASVVADVLVHADLRGVHSHGVLRTEHYVKRITEGGLNPNPQFSVKETGPSSAIFDGDDGMGHVITKEAMNYAIQLAEKNGIGMLTVVNSSHCGALSYFVQQAAEKNMIGMVMTHTDKIVVPFGGAEAFFGTNPIAFGFPAKKHKPIILDMATSNVAFGKILHAREAGKEIPSDWGVDENGVPTTDPNKVSALLPFAGPKGYGLGMVVDIFSGILAGAAFGPHIAKMYGDYNKMRKLGHFVCAINPAIFTKIDSFLENVDRMIDELHAVKPAEGFDRVMVPGEPEQLREEARLKEGVPVTETVYQYLVKE, encoded by the coding sequence ATGGCAGACGTCATTGTTCAACATAACGAGTTAAAAGATTTAGTCGTGAAAAAATTAACGAAAGCAGGATTATCTACCGAACATGCAAGCGTTGTCGCTGATGTGTTAGTTCATGCCGATTTAAGAGGTGTCCATTCACACGGTGTTTTACGGACAGAGCATTATGTTAAGCGGATAACAGAAGGCGGACTAAATCCTAATCCTCAATTTTCGGTAAAAGAAACAGGTCCTAGCTCTGCGATCTTTGATGGCGATGACGGTATGGGACATGTCATTACAAAAGAAGCGATGAATTATGCCATTCAGCTAGCCGAAAAAAATGGAATCGGCATGTTGACCGTTGTGAATAGCAGTCATTGTGGTGCGTTATCTTACTTTGTACAGCAAGCAGCGGAAAAAAACATGATCGGAATGGTCATGACACATACAGATAAAATTGTCGTTCCATTTGGCGGAGCTGAAGCGTTCTTTGGAACAAATCCAATTGCCTTTGGCTTTCCAGCTAAAAAACATAAGCCGATCATTTTAGATATGGCAACGAGCAATGTTGCATTTGGGAAAATTCTCCATGCAAGAGAAGCTGGAAAAGAGATTCCTTCTGATTGGGGAGTTGATGAAAACGGCGTGCCGACAACAGATCCAAATAAAGTGTCTGCTTTACTCCCATTTGCTGGACCGAAAGGATATGGATTAGGCATGGTTGTCGATATTTTCTCTGGCATATTAGCAGGAGCCGCTTTTGGTCCACATATCGCCAAAATGTACGGCGATTACAATAAAATGCGTAAATTAGGCCATTTTGTTTGCGCGATAAATCCAGCCATCTTTACAAAGATTGATTCATTCCTTGAAAACGTTGATCGCATGATTGATGAGCTTCACGCGGTTAAACCGGCGGAAGGATTTGATCGAGTAATGGTTCCTGGAGAGCCGGAACAGCTTCGAGAAGAAGCAAGGCTAAAAGAAGGGGTTCCTGTTACGGAAACCGTTTATCAATATTTAGTGAAGGAATAG